One window of the Diospyros lotus cultivar Yz01 chromosome 12, ASM1463336v1, whole genome shotgun sequence genome contains the following:
- the LOC127786827 gene encoding O-fucosyltransferase 30, giving the protein MEAPSFNRTNNRWKKKHSSNGRSSSLLPISLLFLLFSLLFFLSYKLISNSLLPFSTNSPPAEPRRHCKTLAGEKFLWYAPHSGFSNQLSEFKNAILIARILNRTLIVPPVLDHHAVALGSCPKFRVLSPRELRFSVWNHTIELIRDRRYLSMVDIIDPSKVVSSHGVRFIDFRVFVSYWCGMNIDLVCFKDSNKLSSLFDILSQCGSVLSGYSGNEANCLFALDEDCRTTVWTYGKDGEDGALDSFQPDEQLKKKKKISYVRRRQDVYKSLGPGSRAELATVLAFGSLFTSPYKGSELYFDIHEAPGDERLQSLIEMVRFLPFVPEIISAGKEFASDTIGSAFLCAQLRLLDGQFKNHQKATFLGLQQKIEFLKHDGSLPIHIFVMTDLPEDNWAGSYLEDLAKDSDTFKLHILREKDELVARTAKKLAASGHGMKFWSHPQSPVGMKKLCQPPLFPDILLYIEEAVCSCASLGFVGTAGSTIAESIELMRKHGACLD; this is encoded by the exons ATGGAGGCTCCGAGCTTCAACAGAACCAATAACAGGTGGAAGAAGAAACACTCCAGCAATGGAAGATCATCGTCTCTCCTCCCGATCtctctcctcttcctcctcttctctctcctcttcttcctctcctacAAGCTCATTTCCAATTCTCTCCTTCCCTTCTCTACCAATTCCCCACCAGCCGAACCCCGACGCCACTGCAAAACCCTAGCCGGCGAAAAGTTCCTCTGGTACGCGCCCCATAGCGGGTTCAGCAACCAATTGTCTGAGTTCAAGAATGCCATTTTGATTGCCAGGATACTGAATCGAACCCTGATTGTTCCTCCGGTTCTGGATCACCATGCTGTTGCTCTAGGAAGTTGCCCTAAATTCCGGGTTTTGAGCCCCAGAGAGCTCCGATTTTCTGTCTGGAACCACACGATCGAACTGATTCGGGACCGCAG ATATCTATCCATGGTTGACATAATTGATCCTTCGAAAGTTGTATCTTCTCACGGTGTTCGATTTATAGATTTCAGGGTTTTTGTGTCTTACTGGTGCGGGATGAATATAGACTTGGTTTGCTTCAAAGACTCAAACAAATTGTCATCTTTGTTTGATATCCTTAGTCAATGTGGGTCTGTGTTATCTGGGTACAGTggtaatgaagctaattgtttATTTGCTCTAGATGAAGATTGCAGAACGACAGTTTGGACTTATGGGAAAGATGGTGAAGATGGGGCTTTAGACTCATTTCAACCAGATGAGCAacttaagaagaaaaagaaaatatcatatGTCAGAAGACGTCAAGATGTATATAAATCCCTTGGACCTGGTTCCAGAGCTGAATTGGCCACTGTTTTGGCATTTGGAAGCCTTTTCACTTCTCCGTACAAAGGTTCTGAGCTGTACTTTGACATCCATGAAGCTCCAGGAGATGAAAGATTACAGTCTTTAATTGAAATGGTCAGATTTCTCCCCTTTGTTCCAGAGATCATTAGTGCAGGGAAGGAGTTCGCTTCAGATACAATTGGGTCTGCTTTTCTCTGTGCTCAGCTTAGATTGTTGGATGGGCAGTTCAAGAACCACCAGAAGGCTACTTTTCTGGGGTTACAACAAAAGATTGAATTTCTAAAACATGATGGTTCTCTCCCcattcatatttttgtaatgACTGATCTCCCAGAAGACAATTGGGCTGGTAGTTACTTGGAAGACTTGGCAAAAGATTCAGATACCTTTAAGCTGCATATTCTCAGGGAAAAAGATGAGCTAGTGGCAAGAACTGCAAAGAAACTTGCAGCCTCTGGGCACGGGATGAAATTTTGGTCTCATCCGCAGAGTCCTGTTGGTATGAAGAAGCTTTGCCAGCCTCCATTGTTTCCTGATATACTTCTGTATATTGAGGAAGCTGTTTGCAGTTGTGCTTCACTTGGTTTTGTGGGGACTGCCGGTTCAACAATTGCAGAGAGTATAGAGCTTATGAGAAAACATGGTGCATGCTTGGATTGA